A genomic stretch from Setaria viridis chromosome 1, Setaria_viridis_v4.0, whole genome shotgun sequence includes:
- the LOC117841685 gene encoding uncharacterized protein, protein MEAHRESSEPAPETASAASAAAAAAASVLGDDDLLREILLRLGLPTALVRAAAVSRRWLRCASDPAFLRRFRARHPPRLLGFYVNTGDAQRLRFVPLARDPELAAVVRRGSFDLGEEAGSVRDCRNGRVLVFVGRKYVVCSPLHPGRGNDNLPEPPFPPEAYTLLYYLNDFLFYENTDDSVSCTSVTVMCSPRQAWVHLSDLQAGVWGEGRYSGMIDLPVPGTLRGCDHHELFSNGKLYMMCLPHHIVGFDLPSMSSFCIELPDAVQYEYLENIGLSCAEGSGIFLIHLKGFQISVWLYRTDCSSIGTWKLIDTICLQQAFCHLAELTWDLMPDVIRVAAVGDNADFVLLRIDHKLYYMHISSRTVEMVYEASPGHGSLYGVYPFMMPWPPTFPALNVGHDHDQ, encoded by the coding sequence ATGGAAGCCCACAGGGAGAGCTCGGAGCCCGCCCCCGAGACGGCGTCAGCTGcatccgcggccgcggccgcggccgcatcGGTGCTCGGTGACGACGACCTCCTTCGcgagatcctcctccgcctcggcctccccaccgccctcgtccgcgccgccgccgtctccaggCGCTGGCTCCGCTGCGCCTCCGAccccgccttcctccgccgcttccgCGCGCGGCACCCGCCCCGCCTCCTCGGCTTCTACGTCAACACCGGCGACGCGCAGCGCCTGCGCTTCGTGCCGCTGGCGCGGGACCCCGAGCTtgccgccgtcgtccgccgTGGGAGCTTCGATTTGGGTGAAGAAGCCGGATCCGTGCGGGACTGCCGCAACGGCCGCGTCCTCGTCTTCGTTGGCCGCAAATACGTCGTGTGCAGCCCACTGCACCCTGGGCGGGGCAATGACAACCTCCCAGAGCCCCCGTTCCCGCCCGAAGCTTACACCCTCCTTTATTACTTGAATGACTTCTTGTTCTATGAGAACACTGATGACAGCGTGTCGTGCACTTCGGTGACGGTGATGTGCTCTCCGCGGCAAGCATGGGTGCACCTGTCCGACTTACAAGCCGGAGTCTGGGGTGAAGGACGCTACTCAGGCATGATAGATCTACCAGTACCAGGAACATTGAGGGGATGTGATCACCATGAGTTGTTTTCCAATGGGAAACTCTACATGATGTGTCTGCCGCATCACATTGTTGGGTTCGATTTGCCCTCTATGAGCTCTTTCTGTATTGAACTCCCAGACGCAGTGCAGTATGAGTATCTTGAAAACATTGGGCTGTCCTGTGCCGAGGGATCAGGAATTTTCCTCATCCACTTGAAGGGATTTCAGATTTCTGTTTGGCTCTACAGAACGGATTGCAGCAGTATTGGCACTTGGAAGCTAATTGATACGATTTGTCTGCAGCAGGCATTTTGTCACCTTGCAGAGCTCACATGGGATTTGATGCCTGATGTTATTCGTGTGGCTGCAGTCGGGGACAATGCCGACTTTGTGCTCTTGCGGATAGATCATAAACTCTACTACATGCATATTTCAAGCAGAACAGTGGAGATGGTATATGAGGCGAGTCCAGGCCATGGTTCCTTGTATGGGGTCTATCCATTTATGATGCCTTGGCCTCCCACCTTCCCAGCACTGAATGTTGGACATGATCATGATCAGTGA